The Thermodesulfobacteriota bacterium genome includes a region encoding these proteins:
- a CDS encoding cache domain-containing protein codes for MNINAKIITLLAGSLVVAGAGLTSIAALQLDRTGGTAIRRMESLGLDHIEGVRQDSARLRQQLMDSKREYLRAQVQTTASVLDKALRDSRDLTKLQALYQGPLSDVVNTAFGVLETVAADTTLDLPAQQAKARELIRGLRYGPQGQDYFWINDMTPTMIMHPFKPEMEGQHLAGYKDPNGRALFLEMVAQAKANGAGFVSYAWPKPGLSQPQPKLSYVRLFAPWGWIIGSGVYLEAAEERLKADALALVRQLRYGPENKDYFWITDLAPSMVMHPTSPELEGQDLAGHLDPNGRALFVEMATIAKQSGEGFVEYAWPRPGESQPQPKLSFVMLFPEWGWVIGTGIYIDDIDAVIAAQDKELDAKLQQVSANLRQEVDETRQGIREQILRAVAESAGLAAAILVLVVLAAIWFTRRAIVRPVQLVMAGLDKGADQVAGAAGEVSATSQEVAEAASHQAASIEETSSSLEEISAMTRQNAQHAGRAKEMVQEAQQIVHRVDEHMEQMAASMTAIHQTSAETSKIIRTIDDIAFQTNLLALNAAVEAARAGQAGAGFAVVADEVRRLALRAAEAAKTTSGLIDNTVQAVRQGAALTEATRTAFKENVAVTSQIGTLVGEMAVASDEQSRGIETLNRAMLDMDKLTQRTAANAEQSAAAGEELSAQSASLRELVADLVNLVGSSTGPGKAATPAPPTALPGSATPPLRRPRLAAPAASPPGAPPAQDDIF; via the coding sequence ATGAACATCAACGCCAAGATCATCACCCTCCTGGCCGGCTCCCTGGTGGTGGCCGGCGCAGGCCTCACCTCCATTGCCGCCCTGCAGCTGGACCGCACGGGCGGCACCGCCATTCGGCGGATGGAGAGCCTGGGGCTCGACCACATCGAGGGCGTCCGCCAGGACTCGGCCCGGCTGCGGCAGCAGCTCATGGACAGCAAGCGGGAATACCTGCGCGCCCAGGTCCAGACCACGGCCAGCGTCCTCGACAAGGCGCTCCGGGACAGCCGGGATCTGACCAAGCTGCAGGCCCTGTACCAGGGTCCGCTTTCCGACGTGGTCAACACCGCCTTCGGGGTTCTGGAGACGGTGGCGGCCGACACCACCCTGGACCTTCCCGCCCAGCAGGCCAAGGCCCGGGAGCTGATCCGGGGACTGCGCTACGGGCCCCAGGGCCAGGATTACTTCTGGATCAACGACATGACGCCCACCATGATCATGCACCCTTTCAAGCCGGAGATGGAGGGGCAGCATCTGGCAGGCTACAAGGATCCCAACGGCCGCGCGCTGTTCCTGGAGATGGTGGCGCAGGCCAAGGCCAACGGGGCGGGCTTTGTGAGCTACGCCTGGCCGAAGCCCGGTCTTTCCCAGCCCCAGCCCAAGCTGTCCTATGTGCGCCTCTTTGCCCCCTGGGGCTGGATCATCGGCTCGGGTGTCTACCTGGAGGCAGCGGAGGAGCGGCTGAAGGCCGATGCCCTGGCCCTGGTCCGCCAGCTCCGCTACGGCCCGGAGAACAAGGACTATTTCTGGATCACCGACCTTGCCCCGTCCATGGTCATGCACCCCACCAGCCCGGAGCTGGAGGGCCAGGATCTGGCCGGTCACCTGGACCCCAACGGCCGCGCCCTGTTCGTCGAGATGGCCACGATCGCCAAGCAGTCGGGGGAAGGCTTCGTGGAGTATGCCTGGCCCAGGCCGGGAGAGAGCCAGCCCCAGCCCAAGCTTTCCTTTGTCATGCTTTTTCCGGAATGGGGCTGGGTCATCGGCACCGGTATCTACATCGATGACATCGACGCGGTCATTGCTGCCCAGGACAAGGAGCTGGATGCCAAGCTGCAGCAGGTGTCGGCCAATCTGCGCCAGGAGGTGGACGAAACCCGGCAGGGGATCCGGGAGCAGATCCTGCGGGCGGTCGCCGAGAGCGCCGGCCTTGCCGCGGCCATCCTGGTGCTGGTAGTGCTGGCCGCCATCTGGTTCACCCGCCGGGCGATCGTACGTCCGGTGCAGCTGGTGATGGCGGGCCTGGACAAGGGGGCCGACCAGGTGGCGGGGGCAGCGGGGGAGGTTTCCGCCACCAGTCAGGAGGTGGCCGAGGCCGCCTCCCACCAGGCCGCCTCCATCGAGGAGACCAGCTCCTCCCTGGAGGAGATCTCGGCCATGACCCGCCAGAACGCGCAGCATGCCGGCCGCGCCAAGGAGATGGTCCAGGAGGCGCAGCAAATCGTCCACAGGGTGGACGAGCACATGGAGCAGATGGCCGCCTCCATGACCGCCATCCACCAGACCAGCGCCGAGACCAGCAAGATCATCCGCACCATCGACGACATCGCTTTCCAGACCAACCTCCTGGCCTTGAACGCCGCGGTGGAGGCCGCCCGGGCCGGCCAGGCCGGCGCCGGCTTCGCGGTGGTGGCCGACGAGGTGCGGCGACTGGCCCTGCGGGCCGCCGAGGCGGCCAAGACCACCAGCGGCCTCATCGACAACACGGTCCAGGCAGTGCGCCAGGGAGCGGCCCTCACCGAGGCCACCCGTACGGCCTTCAAGGAGAACGTGGCCGTGACCAGCCAGATCGGCACCCTGGTGGGCGAGATGGCCGTGGCCTCGGACGAGCAGTCCCGGGGCATCGAAACCTTGAATCGGGCCATGCTGGACATGGACAAGCTCACCCAGCGGACCGCCGCCAATGCCGAGCAGTCGGCCGCCGCCGGCGAGGAGCTGAGCGCCCAGTCCGCCAGCCTGCGGGAGCTGGTGGCCGACCTGGTCAACCTGGTGGGCAGCAGCACCGGACCCGGCAAGGCTGCGACCCCAGCGCCGCCAACGGCGCTGCCGGGCTCGGCGACGCCGCCGCTCCGGCGGCCCCGGCTGGCCGCGCCGGCCGCCAGCCCGCCCGGTGCTCCGCCGGCGCAGGACGATATCTTTTGA